A stretch of the Capsicum annuum cultivar UCD-10X-F1 chromosome 10, UCD10Xv1.1, whole genome shotgun sequence genome encodes the following:
- the LOC107845954 gene encoding CASP-like protein 4B1 isoform X1 produces MADANSHKVVDALPAPAPAPPPEAGNGVIQAPSTGVSHIVRRWKREDLLKRSSLVLHGFALICSLIAFIVMASNTHGDWRQFDRYEEYRYVLAIAILSTLYTGLQVLRQIHELSTGKESFSRQRLALVGFIGDQVIAYMLLSAASSAVPLTNRMRENNDNIFTDSSVAAISMEFLAFFALAVSALISGYKLSNKSYI; encoded by the exons ATGGCTGATGCAAATTCCCATAAGGTGGTTGATGCTTTGCCAGCTCCAGCTCCAGCTCCACCTCCGGAAGCCGGAAATGGAGTGATTCAGGCACCAAGCACTGGTGTCTCCCATATCGTGAGGAGGTGGAAGAGAGAAGACTTGCTGAAGAGGAGTTCATTAGTTTTGCATGGTTTTGCCTTGATTTGTTCATTGATCGCTTTCATTGTTATGGCTAGCAATACTCATGGTGATTGGAGACAATTTGATAGATATGAGGAATACAG GTATGTGTTGGCTATAGCAATTCTATCCACATTATATACAGGATTGCAAGTTCTAAGACAaattcatgaactttcaactggcAAGGAATCCTTTTCACGGCAGAGATTAGCTTTAGTTGGCTTCATTGGTGATCAG GTAATAGCATACATGTTATTATCAGCTGCATCATCTGCTGTGCCACTGACCAATAGGATGAGAGAAAATAATGACAACATATTCACAGATTCTTCAGTAGCGGCAATTAGCATGGAATTCTTGGCATTCTTTGCTCTGGCTGTGTCAGCTCTCATTTCTGGATATAAACTCTCAAACAAATCCTACATCTGA
- the LOC107845954 gene encoding CASP-like protein 4B4 isoform X2: MADANSHKVVDALPAPAPAPPPEAGNGVIQAPSTGVSHIVRRWKREDLLKRSSLVLHGFALICSLIAFIVMASNTHGDWRQFDRYEEYRYVLAIAILSTLYTGLQVLRQIHELSTGKESFSRQRLALVGFIGDQSCWSSHVKNIEVDAGLIMRKVRSG, encoded by the exons ATGGCTGATGCAAATTCCCATAAGGTGGTTGATGCTTTGCCAGCTCCAGCTCCAGCTCCACCTCCGGAAGCCGGAAATGGAGTGATTCAGGCACCAAGCACTGGTGTCTCCCATATCGTGAGGAGGTGGAAGAGAGAAGACTTGCTGAAGAGGAGTTCATTAGTTTTGCATGGTTTTGCCTTGATTTGTTCATTGATCGCTTTCATTGTTATGGCTAGCAATACTCATGGTGATTGGAGACAATTTGATAGATATGAGGAATACAG GTATGTGTTGGCTATAGCAATTCTATCCACATTATATACAGGATTGCAAGTTCTAAGACAaattcatgaactttcaactggcAAGGAATCCTTTTCACGGCAGAGATTAGCTTTAGTTGGCTTCATTGGTGATCAG TCATGCTGGTCCTCACATGTGAAGAACATTGAAGTAGATGCAGGGCTGATAATGCGTAAAGTCAGGAGTGGATAA